One window of the Candidatus Omnitrophota bacterium genome contains the following:
- a CDS encoding DUF502 domain-containing protein, with the protein MWIKIRNNFFAGIAVTLPLLITIFAFKFMVVITNNLILNPILTFFKAYLPAGGVIYLAYLLKGLVLLVILGLITLIGLATRNIIVRRFFSFWEGLLYRIPVVSKLYLAIRQISNAFLIRNKSLLQRVVLLEYPRKGIYSIGFVTSEKYRQIQEKISKDVVNVFVPTAPNPTSGVLLLAPRKELIDLDMSIEEGLKLVISVGSVIPSQ; encoded by the coding sequence ATGTGGATAAAGATAAGAAATAACTTTTTTGCCGGAATAGCGGTGACCTTGCCTTTGCTTATTACCATTTTTGCCTTCAAGTTTATGGTCGTAATAACAAATAACCTTATTTTAAATCCCATCCTGACATTTTTTAAGGCGTACTTACCGGCCGGCGGGGTTATCTACCTTGCATATTTACTCAAAGGTCTGGTCCTGTTGGTGATCCTGGGATTGATTACCCTGATTGGCCTGGCTACCAGAAATATCATTGTCCGGAGATTCTTCTCTTTCTGGGAAGGGTTGCTTTATAGGATACCGGTAGTCAGTAAACTTTATCTGGCTATACGCCAGATAAGCAACGCTTTTTTAATAAGGAATAAGTCCTTACTGCAGAGGGTGGTGCTGTTGGAATATCCCAGGAAAGGAATTTACTCTATCGGCTTTGTGACTTCTGAAAAATACAGGCAGATACAGGAAAAGATCTCTAAGGATGTTGTCAATGTTTTTGTCCCCACTGCGCCTAATCCTACTTCCGGTGTTTTGCTTTTAGCGCCCCGGAAAGAACTGATCGACCTGGATATGTCGATTGAAGAAGGGTTAAAACTGGTAATTTCGGTGGGCTCGGTGATCCCTTCTCAATAA